One stretch of Amycolatopsis tolypomycina DNA includes these proteins:
- a CDS encoding carbohydrate ABC transporter permease, which translates to MTQAVLERPATREPAASRRRRAGQGTGYLFLSPWLLGVLVLTIGPMLASLYLSFTDYDLFDAPRWVGLDNYTTMFTRDDRFWHAAGVTAQYVGVSVPLKLGLALAVAMLLNRAHRGAGLYRSAFYAPSLLGASVSLALVWRAMFSTGGTADRVLAAFGLDTGGWVDQPQFALLAVIALAVWQFGAPMVIFLAGLKQIPKELYEAAELDGAGPVRRFRSVTLPMLSPVLLFNLVLETIHSFQSFTGAFVVSSGRGGPSDSTLLYTLYLYQRGFTDFRMGFASAMAWVLLVVIGVLTALLFRGSRRWVFYAGEGR; encoded by the coding sequence ATGACACAGGCTGTGCTGGAGAGGCCGGCGACGCGGGAGCCGGCCGCGTCCCGCCGTCGCCGCGCCGGCCAGGGCACCGGGTACCTGTTCCTGTCGCCGTGGCTGCTCGGCGTGCTGGTGCTGACGATCGGCCCGATGCTCGCGTCGCTGTACCTGTCGTTCACCGACTACGACCTGTTCGACGCGCCGCGCTGGGTCGGCCTCGACAACTACACGACGATGTTCACCCGCGACGACCGGTTCTGGCACGCCGCCGGCGTCACCGCGCAGTACGTCGGCGTCTCGGTGCCGCTCAAGCTCGGGCTGGCACTGGCCGTCGCGATGCTGCTCAACCGCGCGCACCGCGGCGCCGGGCTGTACCGCTCCGCGTTCTACGCGCCTTCGCTGCTCGGCGCGAGCGTGAGCCTCGCCCTGGTGTGGCGCGCGATGTTCTCGACCGGCGGCACGGCCGACCGCGTGCTGGCCGCGTTCGGCCTCGACACCGGCGGCTGGGTCGACCAGCCGCAGTTCGCCCTGCTCGCCGTGATCGCGCTGGCCGTCTGGCAGTTCGGCGCGCCGATGGTCATCTTCCTGGCCGGGCTCAAGCAGATCCCGAAGGAGCTGTACGAGGCGGCGGAGCTCGACGGGGCGGGCCCGGTCCGCCGCTTCCGGTCGGTGACGCTGCCGATGCTGTCCCCGGTGCTGCTGTTCAACCTGGTGCTGGAGACCATCCACAGTTTCCAGTCGTTCACCGGCGCGTTCGTCGTCAGCAGCGGCCGTGGCGGGCCCAGCGACTCGACCCTGCTCTACACGCTCTACCTCTACCAGCGTGGGTTCACCGACTTCCGGATGGGCTTCGCCTCGGCGATGGCCTGGGTGCTGCTGGTGGTGATCGGCGTGCTCACCGCGCTGCTGTTCCGCGGCTCGCGCCGGTGGGTCTTCTACGCGGGGGAGGGCCGGTGA
- a CDS encoding ABC transporter substrate-binding protein — MNGRMRAGLVAAVAVTLAGLVTGCGGGGAAAGPTTIRFVWWGNEDRAKVTKAAVELFMKDNPGITVQTEYAAYDAYFQKLSTQVAGGASPDLVQLDRATLGEYQHRHVLEDLSSFVGKTIDVTGIAPELLAGGKIEGRQYAVPGGQTTQMLAYDPAIFTKAGVEPPSGPGKGWTWTQFGDGLRKVAATGVAGTTDFGWAIDWFEVWLHQHGKQLYTEDGKLGFTAADLTQFWTLTGGLRAAKAVTAPEVTTKMDGSMPNSGLVTKRAGSEINYDSSLSAYLSSYGPGIKAAPLPSDGPASGMAAMPPVTFAVASRSAHKEAAAKLLSFLVNNPEAGKLLGVARGLPPNTAIREQVCGAAQAATKAVCDYEKSVADRIGPATGLWPTGSAAVKRDFQRVYDDVIFGRTSVADGAARVVQAAQQSLGS, encoded by the coding sequence ATGAACGGACGGATGCGCGCCGGCCTGGTGGCGGCCGTGGCGGTCACGCTGGCGGGGCTGGTCACGGGGTGCGGTGGCGGCGGTGCCGCGGCGGGGCCCACGACGATCCGCTTCGTGTGGTGGGGCAACGAAGACCGCGCCAAGGTCACCAAGGCCGCGGTGGAGCTGTTCATGAAGGACAACCCGGGCATCACGGTCCAGACGGAGTACGCCGCGTACGACGCCTACTTCCAGAAGCTGTCCACCCAGGTCGCCGGCGGCGCGTCCCCCGACCTGGTCCAGCTGGACCGTGCGACGCTCGGCGAGTACCAGCACCGGCACGTGCTGGAGGACCTGAGCTCCTTCGTGGGCAAGACGATCGACGTCACCGGGATCGCGCCCGAGCTGCTGGCCGGCGGCAAGATCGAAGGCAGGCAGTACGCCGTGCCCGGCGGCCAGACCACGCAGATGCTCGCCTACGACCCCGCGATCTTCACCAAGGCGGGCGTCGAGCCGCCGTCCGGGCCGGGCAAGGGCTGGACGTGGACGCAGTTCGGCGATGGCCTGCGCAAGGTGGCCGCGACCGGGGTGGCTGGCACGACCGACTTCGGCTGGGCGATCGACTGGTTCGAGGTCTGGCTGCACCAGCACGGCAAGCAGCTCTACACCGAGGACGGCAAGCTCGGGTTCACCGCCGCCGACCTGACGCAGTTCTGGACGCTGACCGGCGGCCTGCGGGCGGCCAAGGCCGTCACCGCGCCCGAGGTCACCACGAAGATGGACGGCTCGATGCCGAACTCGGGCCTGGTCACCAAGCGCGCCGGGTCGGAGATCAACTACGACTCCAGCCTCAGCGCGTACCTCTCCAGCTACGGCCCGGGGATCAAGGCGGCACCGCTGCCGTCCGACGGGCCGGCGTCGGGCATGGCGGCGATGCCACCGGTCACCTTCGCCGTGGCGTCGCGCTCGGCGCACAAGGAAGCCGCCGCCAAGCTGCTGAGCTTCCTGGTCAACAACCCGGAAGCCGGGAAGCTGCTGGGCGTGGCCCGCGGGCTGCCGCCGAACACGGCGATCCGCGAGCAGGTCTGCGGCGCGGCCCAGGCCGCCACGAAGGCCGTGTGCGACTACGAGAAGTCCGTCGCCGACCGGATCGGCCCGGCGACCGGCCTGTGGCCGACCGGATCCGCGGCGGTCAAGCGCGACTTCCAGCGCGTGTACGACGACGTGATCTTCGGCCGGACGAGTGTCGCCGACGGGGCCGCGCGCGTGGTGCAGGCGGCGCAGCAGTCACTCGGATCCTGA
- a CDS encoding GDSL-type esterase/lipase family protein, giving the protein MKLVGLALAAVLVLGAAPADASPRWTVCDGSCSFDVPPGDYEIEALLTGQTGLDVEARRIALAPVNTRPGRYVHRSVTVEVRTPEGMPSGEDGPGTPGLQVRLTGPAPRPARIAVTPRPRAPRVFVISDSTAADWTFLPKNGWAQALPELFRAGPSVRNYAQSGASTVSYLADPRYFPRVRPMIRPGDTALIQLAHNDKQTPEDVYRANLATLVDGVRAQGGAPVLVTPPVRHRFGADGKLTPLGLVVSTIGVDLPAVMRDVAGEQKIPLLDLTARSQALLEGLGEAASWPLYLTLAHDGVDDATHLSRYGAEQFAALVTQEMTRVRLPLARFLRRPNG; this is encoded by the coding sequence GTGAAGCTCGTCGGGCTCGCCCTGGCCGCCGTGCTCGTGCTCGGCGCGGCCCCGGCGGACGCGTCCCCGCGCTGGACCGTGTGCGACGGCTCGTGCTCGTTCGACGTGCCGCCGGGCGACTACGAGATCGAGGCGCTCCTGACCGGGCAGACCGGTCTGGACGTCGAAGCCCGCCGGATCGCGCTCGCCCCGGTGAACACCCGGCCCGGCCGGTACGTCCACCGGTCGGTGACGGTCGAAGTCCGAACCCCGGAAGGCATGCCGAGCGGCGAGGACGGGCCGGGCACCCCGGGGCTGCAGGTGCGGCTCACCGGGCCGGCGCCGCGGCCGGCCCGGATCGCCGTGACACCCCGGCCCCGGGCGCCGCGCGTGTTCGTCATCAGCGATTCCACCGCCGCCGACTGGACATTCCTCCCGAAGAACGGCTGGGCCCAGGCGCTGCCGGAGCTCTTCCGCGCCGGGCCGAGCGTGCGGAACTACGCCCAATCCGGCGCGAGCACGGTCAGCTACCTCGCCGACCCGCGGTACTTTCCCCGGGTCCGCCCGATGATCCGGCCCGGCGACACGGCGCTGATCCAGCTGGCGCACAACGACAAGCAGACGCCCGAGGACGTCTACCGCGCCAACCTCGCCACCCTGGTCGACGGCGTCCGCGCGCAGGGCGGGGCGCCGGTGCTGGTCACGCCCCCGGTGCGGCACCGGTTCGGCGCGGACGGGAAGCTCACGCCGCTCGGCCTGGTCGTCAGCACCATCGGCGTGGACCTGCCCGCGGTGATGCGGGATGTCGCGGGCGAGCAGAAGATCCCGCTGCTCGACCTCACCGCACGGTCCCAGGCCCTGCTGGAAGGCCTGGGCGAAGCGGCGTCCTGGCCGCTCTACCTGACGCTCGCGCACGACGGCGTCGACGACGCGACGCACCTCAGCCGGTACGGCGCCGAGCAGTTCGCCGCACTCGTCACGCAGGAGATGACCCGGGTCAGGCTGCCGCTCGCGCGGTTCCTGCGCCGCCCCAACGGGTGA
- a CDS encoding pyridoxamine 5'-phosphate oxidase family protein, producing the protein MKQRDEIVMSAAEISAFLDEQRVATLATVGPSGQPHLVAMWYAVLDGVLWFETKAKSQKAANLRRDGRVTVLVETGDTYDALRGVALEGRATIVDDPDALWAVGVNVWERYTGPYTEEVRPMVEFMLTKRVAVRLDVERTRSWDHRKLGLPAMPLGGTTAPAADVSPSRDRGITDPE; encoded by the coding sequence GTGAAACAGCGCGACGAGATCGTCATGTCCGCGGCCGAGATCAGCGCGTTCCTCGACGAGCAGCGCGTCGCGACCCTCGCCACCGTCGGCCCGTCGGGCCAGCCGCACCTGGTCGCGATGTGGTACGCGGTGCTCGACGGTGTGCTGTGGTTCGAAACCAAGGCCAAGTCGCAGAAGGCCGCGAACCTGCGGCGCGACGGCCGCGTCACCGTGCTGGTCGAAACCGGCGACACCTACGACGCGCTGCGCGGGGTCGCCCTCGAAGGCCGCGCCACGATCGTCGACGACCCGGATGCGCTGTGGGCCGTCGGCGTCAACGTCTGGGAGCGGTACACCGGCCCGTACACCGAAGAGGTCCGGCCGATGGTCGAGTTCATGCTCACCAAGCGGGTCGCCGTCCGCCTCGACGTCGAGCGGACGCGGTCGTGGGACCACCGCAAGCTGGGCCTGCCCGCCATGCCGCTCGGCGGCACCACCGCCCCGGCGGCCGATGTTTCGCCGTCACGCGACCGGGGTATCACCGATCCGGAGTGA
- a CDS encoding STAS domain-containing protein, which produces MTADGNRVRPQDLLRVTAHHTDGAVVLAVAGEVDLLSAPALGSEVTAALADAPDLLVIDLSEVSFLASIGITVLLEARREAGAGTRIRVVAPEAGVVHRTLRLTGLLEALAVTTTRDEALTG; this is translated from the coding sequence GTGACCGCTGACGGCAACCGCGTCCGGCCCCAGGACCTCCTGCGCGTGACGGCCCACCACACCGACGGCGCGGTCGTGCTGGCGGTGGCGGGCGAGGTCGACCTGCTCAGCGCCCCGGCGCTCGGCAGCGAGGTCACCGCGGCTCTCGCGGACGCGCCGGATCTGCTGGTGATCGACCTGTCCGAAGTGTCCTTCCTGGCCTCGATCGGCATCACGGTGCTGCTCGAGGCCCGCCGCGAAGCCGGCGCCGGCACGCGGATCCGGGTCGTCGCCCCGGAAGCCGGCGTGGTCCACCGCACCCTCCGGCTGACCGGCCTGCTCGAAGCCCTCGCCGTGACCACCACCCGGGACGAGGCACTCACCGGCTGA
- a CDS encoding alpha/beta fold hydrolase → MSMRSRNNVTVTGREDGSTLLLAHGFGCDQNLWRLVVPELARRYRVVLFDHTGAGRSDLSAWTPERYGSLDGYADDVLAICHELDLRDVVLVGHSVSAMIAVLAANREPDRFAKLVLLTPSPCYLDDGGYRGGFSRADIDELLDSLESNYLGWSATMAPVIMGNPERPELGAELTNSFCRTDPAIARVFARVTFLSDNRADLAKVSVPTLILECANDAIAPPEVGRFTHEQIDGSTLVTLPATGHCPQLSAPEATATAITAFVSGP, encoded by the coding sequence GTGAGCATGCGCAGCAGGAACAACGTGACCGTCACCGGCCGGGAAGACGGGTCCACCCTGCTGCTCGCGCACGGCTTCGGCTGTGACCAGAACCTGTGGCGGCTCGTCGTCCCGGAACTCGCGCGGCGGTACCGGGTGGTGCTGTTCGACCACACCGGCGCCGGCCGCTCGGACCTATCCGCCTGGACCCCCGAGCGCTACGGCAGCCTCGACGGTTACGCCGACGACGTCCTGGCGATCTGCCACGAGCTTGACCTGCGGGACGTCGTGCTGGTGGGCCACTCGGTCAGCGCGATGATCGCGGTGCTGGCAGCCAACCGGGAACCGGACCGGTTCGCGAAGCTGGTGCTGCTCACGCCGTCGCCGTGCTACCTCGACGACGGCGGCTACCGCGGCGGGTTCAGCCGGGCCGACATCGACGAGCTGCTCGACTCGCTCGAGTCCAACTACCTGGGCTGGTCGGCGACGATGGCGCCGGTCATCATGGGCAACCCCGAGCGCCCGGAGCTGGGCGCGGAGCTGACGAACAGCTTCTGCCGCACCGATCCCGCGATCGCGCGCGTCTTCGCCAGGGTGACGTTCCTCTCCGACAACCGGGCCGACCTGGCCAAGGTCTCCGTGCCGACGCTGATCCTCGAGTGCGCGAACGACGCCATCGCGCCGCCCGAGGTCGGGCGGTTCACCCACGAGCAGATCGACGGCAGCACGCTGGTGACGCTGCCCGCGACCGGGCACTGCCCGCAGCTGAGCGCGCCGGAGGCGACGGCCACCGCGATCACGGCGTTCGTGAGCGGGCCGTGA
- a CDS encoding PP2C family protein-serine/threonine phosphatase, whose translation MCEDHPGAGGRESAAPEFSALLEDSAEDLYEHAPCGYLSTLLDGTIAKINATLLGWLGYARDDVVGLLRFADLLTVGGRIYHETHFAPLLRMQGELGGVAFELKTADGRRLPVLVTSTVKTGTDGQAQLIRTTIFDARDRRAYEQELLRAREEAERERDRVQRLARTLQQTLLPPALAEVPGVEVAAYYHPASADEVGGDFYDLFPLTGDSWGFFLGDVSGKGAAAAVVTSLARYTLRAAAVHDPDPATVLARLNTVLHHEYRGDDPRYCTVVQGRIRPDGDGAAVTLATGGHPPALLVRADGMTEFLPVPGGQLVGALPRARFAAADVVLHPGDTLLLYTDGLTEARTQGRVRYSEEQLRDYLAGLAPTTAPAVITAVTGLLAGFGDGVEDDTALLALSIPLPGGDRP comes from the coding sequence ATGTGCGAGGACCACCCCGGCGCGGGTGGTCGGGAAAGTGCCGCCCCCGAATTCTCGGCCTTGCTGGAGGACAGCGCGGAAGACCTCTACGAGCACGCACCCTGCGGGTACCTCTCGACGCTGCTGGACGGCACGATCGCGAAGATCAACGCCACCCTCCTCGGCTGGCTCGGCTACGCCCGCGACGACGTCGTCGGCCTGCTGCGGTTCGCCGACCTGCTCACCGTCGGCGGCCGGATCTACCACGAGACGCACTTCGCGCCGCTCCTGCGCATGCAGGGCGAGCTGGGCGGCGTCGCCTTCGAGCTGAAGACCGCGGACGGCCGCCGGCTGCCGGTGCTGGTCACCTCGACGGTCAAGACCGGCACCGACGGCCAGGCGCAGCTGATCCGCACGACGATCTTCGACGCCCGCGACCGGCGGGCCTACGAGCAGGAACTGCTGCGGGCGCGCGAAGAAGCCGAGCGCGAACGCGACCGGGTGCAGCGGCTCGCGCGGACCCTGCAGCAGACGCTGCTGCCGCCCGCACTGGCCGAGGTGCCCGGCGTCGAGGTCGCGGCCTACTACCACCCGGCGTCGGCCGACGAGGTCGGCGGCGACTTCTACGACCTGTTCCCGCTCACCGGTGATTCGTGGGGCTTCTTCCTCGGCGACGTCTCGGGGAAAGGCGCCGCCGCGGCCGTGGTCACGTCGCTGGCGCGCTACACCCTGCGCGCCGCCGCGGTGCACGACCCGGACCCGGCCACCGTGCTGGCCCGCCTGAACACCGTGCTGCACCACGAGTACCGCGGCGACGACCCGCGCTACTGCACGGTCGTCCAGGGCCGCATCCGGCCGGACGGCGACGGCGCGGCGGTCACCCTGGCCACCGGCGGCCACCCGCCGGCACTGCTGGTCCGCGCGGACGGCATGACCGAATTCCTGCCCGTACCGGGCGGCCAGCTGGTGGGCGCGCTGCCACGCGCGCGCTTCGCCGCCGCGGACGTCGTGCTGCACCCGGGCGACACGTTGCTGCTGTACACCGACGGGCTGACCGAAGCCCGCACGCAGGGCCGCGTCCGCTACAGCGAAGAGCAGCTGCGCGACTACCTGGCCGGCCTGGCCCCGACGACGGCCCCCGCGGTGATCACGGCGGTGACCGGCCTGCTCGCCGGCTTCGGCGACGGCGTCGAGGACGACACGGCGCTGCTGGCGTTGAGCATCCCACTTCCCGGAGGCGATCGACCGTGA
- a CDS encoding STAS domain-containing protein — protein sequence MTGTPFSVTTRTTGAGSVVTVAGELDVATAPRLRAGVEGLTLGAGQVLVLDLGGVTFCDSSGISALIAAHNVAEAAGAGVALAAVPDRLGRTFGLIGLGDFFPTYPNAEDALRD from the coding sequence GTGACCGGCACCCCGTTCTCCGTCACCACGCGCACCACCGGGGCCGGCTCGGTCGTGACCGTCGCAGGCGAGCTCGACGTGGCGACCGCACCGCGGCTGCGCGCCGGCGTCGAAGGGCTCACCCTGGGGGCCGGGCAGGTGCTGGTGCTCGACCTGGGCGGGGTGACGTTCTGCGACTCCAGCGGCATTTCCGCGCTGATCGCGGCGCACAACGTCGCCGAGGCGGCCGGGGCGGGGGTCGCGCTGGCGGCCGTTCCCGACCGGCTGGGCCGGACCTTCGGGCTCATCGGCCTCGGCGACTTCTTCCCGACCTACCCGAACGCCGAAGACGCCCTCAGGGACTGA
- a CDS encoding LysR family transcriptional regulator — MIEVGALRALRAVAALGTLARAAEELGFTASAVSQQIKRLERQVGVPVLAPAGRGVVLTPAGQAIADAAPEVFQALERCAEAAQSVAEGAPRGTLRVVAFSTAIRGLLAPVMPRLASRCPRLRVQLTEQDPAEALHSVGAGTADLALVHDADGLLPAPVPPALTQRWLHTDVGDVVVARTHPLAGLDAPLDEAALAGHAWVTSPPGTVCHQWFRRLFVQEQPDVRHLVDDFATQLSLVASGQVVALIPRLARPPLGESLVARELRRPPEREVQAVWRRSAEASPAIRAVLAELGAPATSRTVSP; from the coding sequence ATGATCGAGGTCGGGGCGCTGCGGGCGTTGCGGGCGGTGGCGGCGCTCGGCACGCTGGCGCGGGCCGCCGAGGAGCTCGGGTTCACCGCGTCCGCCGTGTCGCAGCAGATCAAGCGGCTCGAACGGCAGGTCGGGGTGCCGGTGCTCGCGCCGGCGGGCCGCGGGGTGGTGCTGACCCCGGCCGGGCAGGCCATCGCCGACGCGGCGCCCGAGGTGTTCCAGGCGCTGGAGCGCTGCGCCGAAGCGGCCCAGTCGGTGGCGGAGGGCGCGCCGCGCGGCACGCTGCGGGTGGTGGCGTTCTCGACGGCCATCCGCGGCCTGCTCGCGCCGGTCATGCCGCGGCTGGCTTCGCGGTGCCCGCGGCTGCGTGTGCAGCTCACCGAGCAGGACCCGGCCGAGGCGCTGCACAGCGTCGGCGCGGGAACGGCCGACCTCGCCCTCGTCCACGACGCCGACGGGCTGCTGCCCGCCCCGGTGCCGCCCGCGTTGACGCAGCGGTGGCTGCACACCGACGTCGGCGACGTGGTGGTGGCGCGCACGCACCCGCTGGCCGGGCTCGACGCACCGCTCGACGAGGCCGCGCTGGCCGGGCACGCGTGGGTGACCAGCCCGCCGGGAACCGTGTGCCACCAGTGGTTCCGGCGGCTGTTCGTGCAGGAACAGCCCGACGTCCGCCACCTGGTCGACGACTTCGCGACGCAGCTGTCGCTGGTCGCCTCCGGCCAGGTGGTCGCGCTGATCCCGCGGCTGGCGCGGCCGCCGCTGGGGGAGAGCCTGGTGGCGCGGGAGCTGCGCCGGCCGCCGGAGCGGGAGGTCCAGGCCGTGTGGCGGCGGAGCGCGGAGGCGAGCCCGGCGATCCGGGCCGTGCTGGCCGAGCTGGGCGCCCCGGCCACGTCGAGGACCGTCAGTCCCTGA
- the dapA gene encoding 4-hydroxy-tetrahydrodipicolinate synthase, which yields MTEFGVNLVAMVTPMQPGGGLCASGRTRLVDHLLATGCDGLVVGGTTGESPTLSDAESAGLVRAVADQVGNRARVIAGVGTYDTAASIRRAREAEAAGADALLLVCPYYSRPTQAGVLAHCLAVADATELPVMLYDVPARTGVAMAPSTLAELAAHPRIRAVKDAKGDLFEAMTVMSRTSLAYYCGIDELNLPYLACGATGLVSVVANVAADRTADLIRTVRDGDLVKARAIQDALGPLTDRIMRAGPGAVHAKAALAELGVIPHASVRLPLVEAGTPTRATATPP from the coding sequence ATGACCGAATTCGGCGTCAACCTCGTCGCGATGGTGACCCCCATGCAGCCCGGCGGCGGGCTCTGCGCATCCGGCCGCACCCGGCTCGTCGACCACCTCCTGGCCACCGGGTGCGACGGCCTCGTCGTCGGCGGGACCACCGGCGAGTCACCCACGCTCTCCGACGCCGAGTCCGCCGGCCTCGTCCGGGCCGTGGCGGACCAGGTGGGGAACCGGGCGCGCGTGATCGCCGGTGTCGGCACGTACGACACGGCCGCGAGCATCCGCCGCGCCCGCGAAGCCGAGGCGGCGGGCGCCGACGCGCTGCTGCTCGTGTGCCCCTACTACTCGCGCCCGACGCAGGCGGGTGTGCTCGCCCACTGCCTCGCCGTGGCGGACGCGACCGAGCTGCCGGTGATGCTCTACGACGTCCCGGCGCGCACCGGGGTCGCGATGGCACCGTCCACTTTGGCCGAACTGGCGGCGCACCCGCGGATCCGCGCGGTCAAGGACGCGAAGGGCGACCTGTTCGAGGCGATGACGGTCATGTCCCGGACGTCACTGGCGTACTACTGCGGCATCGACGAGCTCAACCTGCCGTACCTGGCGTGCGGCGCGACGGGCCTGGTCAGCGTCGTGGCCAACGTGGCGGCCGACCGCACGGCCGACCTGATCCGCACGGTCCGCGACGGCGACCTGGTCAAGGCGAGGGCCATCCAGGACGCCCTCGGCCCGCTGACGGACCGCATCATGCGCGCCGGGCCGGGCGCGGTGCACGCCAAGGCCGCGCTGGCCGAGCTCGGGGTCATTCCGCACGCGAGCGTGCGCCTTCCGCTGGTGGAAGCCGGTACACCGACACGTGCGACCGCGACTCCGCCGTGA
- a CDS encoding class I SAM-dependent DNA methyltransferase, whose product MRQDEIWDAEAAERYDTPGAGVFAPEVVAPMVTRLAELAGGGRALEFAIGTGRVAIPLAERGVPVTGIELSEPMLDRLRAKAAIPVVAGDMATTRVEGRFSLVYLVYNTIGNLLTQDEQVECFRNAARHLEPGGRFVIELGVPELRRLPPGQDALVFGTGDGALGVDTYDTVRQHLVSHHFTFGSGREARLSRCPQRYVWPAELDLMGRLAGFEPESRHADWTGGEFTAESRSHVSVYRLPPAEGARSRAE is encoded by the coding sequence GTGCGACAGGACGAAATTTGGGACGCCGAGGCCGCCGAACGCTACGACACCCCCGGTGCGGGCGTGTTCGCGCCGGAAGTGGTGGCGCCGATGGTGACGCGGCTGGCCGAGCTGGCCGGGGGTGGCCGGGCCCTGGAGTTCGCGATCGGCACCGGCCGGGTGGCGATCCCGCTCGCCGAGCGCGGGGTGCCCGTGACCGGCATCGAGCTGTCCGAGCCGATGCTCGACCGGCTGCGGGCGAAGGCGGCGATCCCGGTGGTCGCCGGCGACATGGCGACCACCCGGGTCGAGGGCCGGTTTTCGCTGGTCTACCTGGTCTACAACACGATCGGGAACCTGCTCACCCAGGACGAGCAGGTGGAGTGCTTCCGCAACGCCGCCCGCCACCTGGAGCCAGGCGGCCGGTTCGTGATCGAGCTGGGCGTCCCCGAGCTGCGGCGGCTCCCGCCGGGACAGGACGCGCTGGTGTTCGGCACCGGCGATGGGGCTCTCGGGGTGGACACCTACGACACCGTGCGCCAGCACCTGGTGTCCCACCACTTCACGTTCGGTTCGGGGCGGGAGGCGCGGCTGAGCCGCTGCCCGCAGCGCTACGTCTGGCCGGCCGAGCTCGACCTGATGGGCCGGCTGGCCGGGTTCGAGCCGGAGTCCCGGCACGCGGACTGGACGGGCGGGGAGTTCACGGCGGAGTCGCGGTCGCACGTGTCGGTGTACCGGCTTCCACCAGCGGAAGGCGCACGCTCGCGTGCGGAATGA